One window of Helicobacter winghamensis ATCC BAA-430 genomic DNA carries:
- a CDS encoding DUF502 domain-containing protein, protein MDTIISKVSKGIFAILPFLLLFWIFSFVYEFCANIFYSVFGITNANLFITLLIFVLSVVLLYYIGYLVDKNKEFLLIRVSEIIIGRIPLVKSIYSGIKEVLNIFSGKNKDGYLGVAYVNVGNMELLGFITKEEEEVFWVFVPTTPNPTSGFVLKIAKDKVKISDLSVSEGFKKIISLGVK, encoded by the coding sequence GTGGATACCATAATTTCTAAAGTTAGCAAAGGGATTTTTGCGATTCTGCCTTTTTTGCTATTGTTTTGGATATTTTCTTTTGTTTATGAGTTTTGCGCGAACATTTTTTATTCTGTTTTTGGAATCACAAATGCAAATTTATTTATCACGCTTTTAATCTTTGTTTTAAGTGTGGTTTTGCTCTATTATATTGGGTATTTAGTGGATAAGAATAAAGAATTTTTGCTCATTAGAGTATCAGAAATTATCATTGGTAGGATTCCGCTGGTTAAAAGCATTTATTCTGGGATTAAAGAAGTTTTAAACATTTTCTCTGGTAAAAATAAAGATGGCTATTTAGGCGTGGCGTATGTGAATGTGGGGAATATGGAGCTTCTAGGTTTTATTACAAAAGAAGAAGAGGAAGTGTTTTGGGTGTTTGTGCCAACAACGCCAAATCCTACTTCAGGCTTTGTATTAAAAATCGCAAAAGATAAGGTGAAAATCTCGGATTTATCAGTAAGCGAAGGATTTAAGAAAATCATCTCTTTGGGTGTAAAATAA
- the mqnP gene encoding menaquinone biosynthesis prenyltransferase MqnP — protein sequence MQFLQKVKDFRELVMFEHSIFSMPFIFIAMVTAAQGWFGVKLLIFGVIASVSARNFAMAFNRFADRKFDATNPRTKNRPSVDGRISKGAMLLFIFVNALIFVAMGYVINPLCFYLSFPILIILASYSLMKRFSSAAHLVLGLSLGLAPIAGVVAVSGEIPLWSVYLCIGVLFWVAGFDLLYALQDINHDKKEGLYSVPSVFGVQKTLWISRIFHALTLIFWALFIKEAGLGMWMWIGLVVAVVALSVEQYLVSKNFEHIPRAFFTINGYLGIAFLGFCIVDFMSR from the coding sequence ATGCAATTTTTGCAAAAGGTTAAAGACTTTAGAGAGCTTGTAATGTTTGAGCATAGTATTTTTTCTATGCCTTTTATTTTTATCGCAATGGTTACAGCAGCGCAAGGTTGGTTTGGTGTTAAATTGCTTATTTTTGGTGTGATTGCAAGTGTGAGCGCTAGGAATTTTGCAATGGCGTTTAATCGTTTTGCAGATAGAAAGTTTGATGCGACAAATCCACGCACAAAAAATCGTCCAAGCGTTGATGGTAGAATCTCTAAGGGGGCAATGCTACTTTTTATTTTTGTAAATGCGTTAATTTTTGTGGCAATGGGATATGTGATTAACCCTTTGTGCTTTTATCTCTCATTTCCGATTCTAATTATTTTGGCAAGTTATTCTTTAATGAAGCGGTTTTCAAGCGCAGCACACTTGGTGCTTGGGCTATCTTTAGGGCTTGCGCCAATTGCTGGAGTTGTTGCAGTTAGTGGAGAGATTCCGCTATGGAGTGTGTATTTGTGCATTGGTGTGCTATTTTGGGTAGCTGGGTTTGATTTGCTTTATGCTTTGCAAGATATAAATCATGATAAAAAAGAAGGGTTATATTCTGTGCCAAGTGTTTTTGGAGTGCAAAAAACGCTTTGGATTTCGCGTATTTTTCACGCTTTAACGCTTATTTTTTGGGCATTATTTATTAAAGAAGCTGGGCTTGGAATGTGGATGTGGATAGGGCTTGTTGTGGCAGTTGTTGCATTAAGTGTTGAGCAATATTTGGTGTCTAAAAACTTTGAACATATTCCGCGCGCGTTTTTTACAATAAATGGCTATTTAGGAATTGCGTTTTTAGGATTTTGTATTGTGGATTTTATGAGTAGATAA